The genomic stretch CCAAATTGGCTTATCTGCCTTCTTTCGCTCTGTCACCTCAGGGGACAGCAAGTAGTTTTGACAAAGGAAAAGCTGCACAAACTTATACTTTACCAGTCGCGGCAAGTTGGGAAATTGATATTTTCGGCCGTATCCGTAATGCGAAACGCCAGGCGAAAGCATTGCTGGAACAGAGCCGTGACTATAAACAGGCTGTCCGGACACAGCTGATAGCCGGTATAGCTAATACTTACTATACCTTGCTGATGCTGGACAATCAGCTGGCCATCTCTGTCCGGACTGAAAAGTCTTGGAAAGAAACCGTAGATGCGACCCGTGCTCTGATGGAAGCCGGATTGGCAAATGAAGCTGCCGTTTCACAAATGGAAGCTACATACTATACTATATGTACTTCAGTTCTTGATCTGAAAGAACAAATTAACCAGGTAGAAAACAGTTTGTCGTTGTTGTTGGCTGAACCTCCTCATGCTATTAAGAGGACGGGCACATGGGACAGCTCTTACATGTTGAAGGAACATTTCCCGGTAGGCATCCCTGTGCAAATGCTTGCCAACCGTCCCGATGTACGCAGTGCGGAGCGTTCGTTGGAAGCAGCTTTCTATGCCACAAATCAGGCTCGTTCCGCCTTTTATCCTTCTATTGTTTTAAGTGGAAGTGCGGGATGGACTAATTCTGCAGGAAGTATGATTGTCAATCCGGGCAAGTTCATTGCAACGGCGGTAGCTTCGTTAACCCAGCCACTTTTT from Phocaeicola dorei encodes the following:
- a CDS encoding TolC family protein is translated as MKKQIITLTVAALTLSSCGIYTKYKPATEVPDNLYGEEVAVADTVDNIGNLSWQEIFTDPRLQELIEQGLRNNTDLQSAQWRVKEAEAAMLSAKLAYLPSFALSPQGTASSFDKGKAAQTYTLPVAASWEIDIFGRIRNAKRQAKALLEQSRDYKQAVRTQLIAGIANTYYTLLMLDNQLAISVRTEKSWKETVDATRALMEAGLANEAAVSQMEATYYTICTSVLDLKEQINQVENSLSLLLAEPPHAIKRTGTWDSSYMLKEHFPVGIPVQMLANRPDVRSAERSLEAAFYATNQARSAFYPSIVLSGSAGWTNSAGSMIVNPGKFIATAVASLTQPLFNKGANIAQLKIAKAQQEEAKLSFQQALLNAGSEVNEALVKYQTARDKSAYYDKQINSLNKALESTSLLMQHGNTTYLEVLTAQQTLLNAELTQVANRFTEMQGVINLYQALGGGRD